Within Actinobaculum sp. 313, the genomic segment GGAGGTGCCCTATAGCGAGGCGCGGCGGGAGGCGATCCTGCTGTTGATGCGTCTGCAGCAGGCACTGTCGGATGAGTTTGGTGTCGGTCAGTGGCGGCCGGCACCGTTGGGAGGAGGCTCGCAGGTTTTGACGTCGGATTCGGGGTGTCCGGCGGGGACTGTGCGGGAGGAGTGGCTGTTGGGGACGGCGGGGCCGCTGACGGAGGAGACGTGGCCGCAGGCGGTGGACCGGTTTGCGGGGATCCTCACGCCGTTGGGGTTTGGTGGTCCGGTGGATACGACGGTGCGGGCGGAGGATCGTACGGTGGTGTTTTTCAATGAGGAGACGGGCGAACAAGTGGAGCTGGGGTCGTATAAGCGGGCTCTGGTGGTGGTCAGTACGGGGTGTGTGCGTGGTGAGTGGTCGCAGGATTGGCCGCAGGGCACCGAGGTGATCCCGGAAGAGCTGCGCACCACGGGCCGGGCCATCCACAGTGGTGAACCGGAAGAATGGGCGCCCTACAGTCCTCCGAGTGACGGGGGTGAGGACTGATGGTCGGAGTGTCCTCATATTCCGGAATCCGGTTTGCTGTGCAGAAAGCTATGCCATGCTGCGCGGCGCCTCTGGGCTTCAACCGGTGGTTGTGGCACGGCGTGGGCGCTTCTCGTACCGGTGAGGGCTGAGTGATCAGTATGCAGCGTGGTTCTATCCGGGCTTGTGGCAGGGCGCGGCGTCGGCGTGGTGTGATCATTGTCTGCCTGTTAGTTAGCGCTTTGCTTGCGGCGTGTTCTGATTTTTCGGAGCGGTATTACGGGCGGACGGATGAGTATTTGCCCGCGCGCGAGGTGCCCTATAGCGAGGCGCGGCGGGAAGCGATCCTGTTGCTCTTAGAGTTGCAGCAGACGCTGACGGACGAGTTCGACGTGGGGGAGTGGACGCCACCACCCCTGGGAGGAGGCGAACAGGTGGGGAGGTCGGATTCGGGGTGTCCGGCGGGGACGGTGCGGGAGACGTGGTCGTTGGCGACGGCGGGGCCGCTGACGGAGGAGACGTGGCCGCAGGCCGTGGACCGGTTCACGGAGATCCTCACCCCGTTGGGGTTTGGTGCGCCATCGGATGGGACAGTGGCGAAAGACACTCCCAATGTTTTCTTCTTTAACGAGGATACGGGTGTTCTGATTCGTTTTGGGTATAACAAGGCGACTGCGGTGATGGTGACGACTGGCTGTGTGCGCGGTAAGTGGTCGCAGGACTGGCCCGCGGGTACCGAGGTGATCCCGGAAGAGCTGCGCACCACGGGCCGGGCCATCCACAGTGGTGAGCCGGAAGAATGGGCGCCTTACACTCCGCCAGCAAAGGAAGAGGAAGGAGGTGAAGAGCGATGAGTGATTTGACTGCGGACCCGGAAAAACTGCGAAACCGAGCGGATGACGTTGACGAGCATGCGCAGAATATCGGTGAAGTGGCGGGTGCTTCGGAGATTGATGCTTCGGCTTCTGCTCTACCGAGCGAGTCGTTGTCGGATGAGGCGGTGGCAGCATCGGACGCATTCACGGCAGGCAAGAAAGCAAGTGTTCGCCGCCTAGAGGAATTGGCGTCTGGGTTACGGGGAACTGCGCAGGACTTCGAGGACACCGACCAACAGGTCAGCGCGTCCTTAGCCGACCTGGCCTACGGGGGCGACTCACTCCTCTAGTTTCTACGCATAGCGCCTCGGTACGCACTCATAGCACCTCAGGCCGAATTACTCCCGATGGCGAGGACTGGCGATTATGAGGTTGTTGTACCTGGATTTCTCCGTTGAGCAGCGCGCATAATCGTTCGGGGCAAATGGGCATGTGGAGTGACCTTGCATACGAAGGCCGCGACAGCATCCCGAACCGCATCAGATCAACGGTTAGCGTATGAGTAGTTCGAGTAGTTCGAGTAGTTCGCGCGGTGCGCGCCGCGCGAGTTTGTACTCAGCGAGTGTGGGACCGGGCGGGACGGAAAGCTGGCGCAGGCTGAGGGGACGGTCTGTGCTAAGCGCGCATGGGGCCGAGGCTGCGCTGCTCCGGGGATGCGGCAGGGTGAGGTTTGAGTTAGGCATGCAAGGGCGGAGAATCGCGTGAGACGCGAGACCTGAAACACATAGGCGGAACGCCCGAGGGGGAGGGCTCGGGCGTTCCGATTATTGGAGGCAACGATGCGAATTGTCTGTGATTTCTCTTTGCTGCGCTCAGCCAATTCGGTTCTAATCATTGCGACGGCGCTGGGCGGCCAGCACATGCCGCTCCAAGGGTTCGCAGGCGGCCAAGGCCAGCAGTGTCAACCCGATTCCCGCCAATGTAACTATGGCAAGGCGAATGATCCCGGCCGGTTCCACGCCCTCCGTCGCCGCGAGACTGCCAAGAGCGACTCCCAAAACGCCCGTCACGACCGTCGCGAGGAACAAAGGCCGAACCACCTGGTTGAAGCGCGTCATGCCGAACATGCGAGTCGGGAAACCCGTTTGCGCCAAGGCATGCGTCTCCGGTGCCCGGTCGAACACTGACGAAGACTGGTTCATCAGCGTTGACAGAGCCGTGACCGCGAAACCGAACCCAATCGTGATGTACACGCCCGTTACCACGTCGGTAAAGAACCAGTCGTCGGGTCCGGAGCTCTCGCCGATAACACTGACGAATCCGGCAATGAAACTGAGGAGCGCCAAGGCGCCAACAGCCCGCCAGGCGGCGCGCGGATCATCCAGGATACGACGCATGGCCAACAGGGTGGATGCCGAACGGGTCTTCGTAGCCGGGCGAGCAAGTAACTGTAATACCCACGGACCCACAACGTACACGCTTCCAATCATTACCGAGGTTATTACCGCGACGGTCACCAAGTAATCACCATCGGACATCTGTGGATGCAACTGTGCCCAGGCGATGAAGGCGGCGATAACAACCACGAACAGAATCGGGCGCCAGTGGCGTAGAGCCGGACTCGCCTCCCGCCGCGCCACCCAAGCGGGGAGATCCGTACGCGGCTGAGGCCGACGACCGTGGACGCCAGCGTGATGAGGAGCAGTCCGGCCAGGATGATGGCGAGCAGCCACACTGGGAGCAACATTTGGTGGGCATTGATCGGTGTCTTGAGGAAAGAGATGTTATGCCAGAGCGGCAACGTTAGGAAGTACGCGAAGGTGCCAATGGTTGCGCCAACAACCCACTGTACAAGGGTTTCCACTACGGTAATTGCCACGGTTTGCCCGCTGGTAACGCCAATGAGGCGCAGGGAGGCGAGTCGTTCAGAACGGCCGCGTGCACCGAGTCGCGCTGCTGATGCGCCAAGTGTCGCAATCGGAATAACAAGCAGCGCGCCTGCAAAGAGGGCCAACACGTAGTAACTGGGAGCGTATCGCTCCACCATCTCGCCCATATTGCGGAACTGTTCGGGATGATCATTCCAACTCTTGAACATCCAGATGCCGCCCGCCAGGGTGAGGGCCATCAGCGTAGAAAGCATGAAGGAGAGAACGGCCAGCACGTCTAGCAAGGCGTCGCCGGTACGGGTACGCAGGCGGGCCGCAGTCAAATGTGGCGTGAGATGCAAGACCTGGTTCATCGCACACCTTCATTCCGGTAGTTGGCCTGATCCTGGTAAACTCCGTCCATCGAGGCGGCGTAGGCAGGAGTAGACGAGTTGGGATAATAGACCGGCGGCTGTTGCGGCTGCTCATCGGCGGCGGAATCCGCGTGGATGCGACCGTCACGAATCTCGACCAAGCGCTCGCACCAGGCCGCCACCTGCGTATCGTGAGTGACGACGACGAGCGTTGTGCCGGCCATACGGGCCGTTGCCGTGAGGATCTGCATCACCTCATGCCCCGTCGCCTGATCGAGGGCACCGGTCGGTTCGTCGGCGAAGACGACTGCGGGTGAACCGGCCAGCGCTCGGGCGATAGCAACTCTCTGCGCTTGCCCACCGGACATTTCGCCCGGGCGACGACGTGCCTCGGCGGCCAGTCCGAGCCGGGTGAGCCAGTCGTCGGCTGTTTTCAAAGCCTGGCGGCGTGAGCTACCCTTAAGCAGCAGTGGCAGAGCCACATTCTCGTGTGCGGGCAGTTCAGGGATGAGCTGCCCGTCCTGGAAGACGAAGCCGAAGTCGGTCAGGCGAAGGTGGGACCGAGCAGCGTCGGACAAACCGGAAACCGAGGAATGCCCGAGCATTACTTCGCCCGACGTGGGCGGCAGGATGCCGGAGAGGCAGTGTAGTAGGGTCGACTTACCGGAACCGGAGGGGCCCATGATGGCGACCGTTTGCCCAGCCGGGATGGTGATGTCCACACCGGCGAGAGCATGAACGGAGCCGAAGTTCTTTGTCAGCGCGCGCCCCGTAAGAGCGCGGTCAGTGCGATGTGTTTTCTTCATGTCTCTATTCCATCCGCTAGTGGGCGGTTATCCCAGAGGGTTGCCTATCGTTCCATGGTAGAGCCAGCTCTACTCTTGTGGTGGAGTGAGATTCGCATGTGGTGCGCGCGGTTAGGATAGGCATATGCGAGAACGCGGTGGGGATCCGGGCATAAGCGGGAGTGGCCGCCTGCTGTGGCGAATGGCCGGAGTGGTCCTGGTGCTGACCTGCGTTGTCGGGATGGGCGGTTTAGGACTTCTCAACCTTATGTATGCGGCACCGTTGCGCACGCCGAGTTTCTTGGTGTATCTCGCATTTTTCTCGTGGATCGCGGCGATGTGGTGGAGTTTGGCTCGTTTCCGGAGGACTGTCCGCAAAAGGACTGCGGAAATCGAGGACACGAGCGGCCCGTTAAGCCCCAGCGCGGTAGCGGAACTGACGGAGTCCCGCCGCGAGATTGTCGCGGCCTTTGAGATTGAACGTCGTCGTATTGAACGCGATCTACACGACGGTGCCCAGCAGTATCTTGTGACTGCTTCGATGAATCTGGGCGAGGCGGATCTTGTGCTTGATAGTGCGGTGGTGGATGGTCGTGTGGTCCCGGAGAAGATGCGCGAGGTGCGGCGTTTGTTGAGCCGTGCACAGGACGATGCCGAGTCTGGGCTGCGCGCTCTGCGCAACACGGTGGCGGGAATCCATCCCAAGGTGCTCTCCGACCTTGGTTTGGAAGCGGCAGTGCGCAACCTGGCCGGCGACAGTGCTATGGACGTCGTCGTTCGGGTGCCGCATCCGCTGCCTACCATTCCCGAAGGAGTCGTCGCCGCCGGGTATTTCTTCGTCGCGGAGGCACTGACGAATGCCTCCAAGTACGCTCCCGAGGCGCATGTGTCGATCGTGTTGGTTGCCGACGACGACCTGCACCTCAGCGTGCTCGACGACGGCCCGGGCGGCGTCGTTATTCGCCCCGATCATGGACTGGCAGGGATGCGGGAGCGGCTGGCGGCATTCGGAGGCTCGCTGCAGGTCAGTAGTCCGGAGGGCGGGCCGACGGTTTTAATCGCGCGTATTCCCCTGCTGCTGCGCAATGGTGAGTTTGGTGTTAGTCCATCGGTGGTTGGGACTCTCCAGAATGAGGACGCGGAGCAGAAACCGGAGACCGTTTCGGCTCCACAGAGTAAGGATAGCTTGAGCGAGCACCATGACGCGGACAAGCGGGACTCGGACCGGAAAGTACCAGACACTTCATCGGGGCGGATGCCATTTGCATCACCACCGGCACCGTCCCAGGCGATTCAGGAGGACAAGCAGTGAAACTTATTGTCGCCGACGATTCGGCCCTCTTCCGGGAAGGCCTGGTTGGATTGATGGAGCGGCAGGGGCATGAGATTGTTGCACAGGCCGCAACGGCTCCCGAGTTGCTCGCCATGGCACAGAGCGACGAGGCCGACGTGGTTGTAACCGATGTGCGTATGCCGCCGGGAATGTCCGACGACGGTCTGCGGGCCGCTGTGCAGCTGCGCGAGTCGCGCCCCGACATGGGCATCATGGTGCTCTCGCAATACGTTGCTCCGGCGTATGCGACACGGCTCTTCGACCCGAGTGCTCCCAGCGTGGGCACTGGCGGCTTGGGATACCTCCTCAAGGATCGAGTTGCCCGCGTGGCCGACTTCATCCGTTCCTTGGCCGTGGTGGCGGCGGGTGGCGTCGTCGTCGATCCAGAGGTTGCAACTTCGCTGGTGCATGGGAAAACGTCGCGGCTGGACGCGCTGACTGCGCGGGAAATCGAAGTGTTGGAGCTTATGGCGCAAGGGCTTTCCAACCAGCAGATCTGCGACAAGCTGTACCTCTCGTCTGCGGCGGTATCCAAACACGTTGCTGCCGTATTTGCCAAACTGGGCATGGCTCCCGGGAGGAGAATCGCCGCGTGCGTGCGGTCCTCGCCTATCTCACCGAGACGGCGGGGCGGTGACGCTAGGGTGGCAATTGATGCATACTGTCAGGTTATGTGGTAACGTAGCGGAGCAATTGTAGTAGAGGGTGGGGTCAAGTGCCCCGAGCCTTCGCATACGACCACAAGAAAGTTGCGTGATGAAAGAGTTTCTTCAGTCCAAGTATGTCCGTTATGCCGGGTACGGTGTGCTGGCTGCGGCTGCCGCCATTTCTTTGGCGACGCAGGATTGGTGGAAGGCGGCCATAGCGGGGGTTCTTCTAGTCTTATTCTGGTGGTCTGATAGAGGGATACAGTCTGAAGAGGATGCTGGAGCGAAGGAATAAGCGGAACGTTTCTCTCCGGCATGGAGTTCGGCACCTGCCTCGTGGCTAGGCTCTCCACCGACTAGGTCTTTACTGATCGCAAGTGGTGAACGTGGCGCCGATGCCTACCTTCGCTGGTCCGGTCTGTTTCTCGCGACGCGTGGCGACTACGGCGCTCGCTCCTACGGCCCTTACGGCTGCCATACTCGCTGTTATTCAGATCCTGCCTGCAGAATTCTCCGGGTTTTTCATCAACCTCCAGGTTATTCGCGGAGAACTGGGGAAAACCCGGAGAATATGGCGAGGTTGGCGGGTGGAGGCGTGGATAGGTCGTCGGTGGTAGCAGCGCGAGACGTCAGTTGCGCGTGACAGACACTGGAGAATACAGATAGATGGGCGACTGACGGCGGTTCAAGGAACATCACTCCGGCAACGCATCCTGTAACGCAGTGCCAATCCAGTACGCTGAAGAGCGATGCGAGTGATTCTTTTCGACCTCTACGGACTGTTCGTTGTGCCGTCCGAGCCGTTGGAGACAGTGTCTGGTCCTTCCGGCTGGGAACCGGAGTTGTTCTGGCGGCATTGGATGGGGCCGCTGCGCCATGTATACAATGCCGGGCTCGTTTCCGACGCCGAATTCGGAGCGATGGTCGAAGAGGCTGCGGGCCGAGAGCTTGCCGATTTGGAGGCGGTGGTGGCGGCGGATGTCGCACTATGCCACACATACGACAACGCACTTATTGCCTTTGTGCAGGAACTGCATGCGCGGGGCGTGCGAACCGGCCTCCTCTCGAATATCACCGCTGCGGAAGCGGTTCGCCAGCGGGAGCTTTCGCCGTGGTTTGAGCTTTTCGACCCGCTGTGCTTATCGTGTGATATTCATGCGGCCAAACCGGAACCCGAAGCCTTTCACATCGCGCTGAGTGGATTTGGCACGGAGATGGATCCTGCCGATGTGCTTTTCTTGGACGACACCGTTGAAAACCTGGAAACGGCCCATCGGCTCGGATTCGCCACGCACCACTATCTGGATGTCACCGGTGCCCGCAACGCCATCGAGCAGCATCTGCTCGGCCAACGGGTATGTTTTGAAACGGCGCGATGACTGTTCCCACACGGGACTTGTCCCGTAGACTCTATGCCAGGCAGATGGCCGCATCCATGCTGCTCAATGACAGAGCAGGGTGAGTTTACGCGGCGAAGACGATGAAAGGAAACAGATGCGCGTCTTACTATTCGACTTATTTGGACTCTTTCTGCGCAACCAGACCCCGGAATCTTTCGGTCGGATCGCCTCCGTCGCCGGAGTCACACCCGAAGAACTAGAGCCCGTCTACCGCGGTGAGAACCGCCATCAGTACGACGCCGGCATATACCGAGCCGAACAGTACTGGAAGGTCGTGGGCGACGAGTTGGGTGTGAGTATCCCCTGGCAGGAAGCGCAAATGGCCGATATGGACTCGTGGAGTGTACCCGACGACGACATGATCGCGTTTGCGCGCGAGTTGCGTCAGCGAGGCACAACGATGGCCCTTCTATCAAATATTCCCGATGACCTCGGCGCACGCATGCGTCGAGAGCACCCGTGGATTGCTGAGTGTTTCCACCCGGCGATCTTCTCCTTCGAGCATCTTATGGCCAAGCCCGAGGAACGAATCTTCAACTTCGCATTAGAAGGCCTGGCGGCGGAAGCGGGGACGGAACTTGTGCCGGCCGACGTGCTCTTTACAGATGACACGCTCGTGAATATTCAAGTGGCGCAAAGCCTCGGCTTCAAGACCCACCATTTTCAGGGGCTTGATGGTCTGCGGCCAGTGGTGGAAGAACACCTGGCCGGGTAGCACCCATTCTTTGCAGCGACGACGCACGTGAGCACTTCTTTTTCCGACCTATTCGACTCCCCGCTGCCCGTGGCGTCGTACCTGGGTACCATTCGGCAGCACTTGGATGTGCCGGGGCGAGATTCGGATGTGCCGCTGCGGCAAGAGGACCCGAGGACGCTTCGCGCCGATCTAACAGATGCGGGTGGGAAGGCGACGGAACTGTCTGAATCCTGCTCCGCTACCGCGATGGCGATTGGCGTGCATCCCAGCCGTACGCTTGTTATCCAAGCCCCGCCCGGTACCGGAAAGACCACACTGATCCCGCCGCTTCTTGCTCACCACCTGCAACATGCGCCCGCAACTCGCGTTATTGTCACCCAGCCGCGGCGGGTGGCGGCACGAGCGGCCGCGCAGCGTATCGCCGCATTGTTGGGGGAGGAAGTCGGCGAACGTGTTGGCTACACGATCCGGGGCGAATCCAAACGCAACCGACATACCGTCATCGAGATGGTTACGCCGGGTGTGCTTCTACGCCGCCTGCAGCGAGACCCCGAATTGCAGGGTGTCGGCGCGGTGATTCTCGATGAGGTGCATGAGCGGCAACTCGACTCGGATCTGGCGCTCGCGTTCTGCCGGGATGTGCAAGGAGCTTTGCGTGAGGACCTTCTGCTGATCGCTATGTCCGCCACCGCGGACACGGCCCGATGTGCCGATGTGTTGGATGCCGAGGTCGTGGGCATTCCAAGTGAAGGGTACCCGGTTGACACGCGCTGGGCGGCTCCCACGCCTACGGCCTCCCCGCTTGGACCCCTTGCAGGCGAGGCCATGGGTGTACGCAACGAGTTTCTCACGCATGCGGCGCAAACTGTTCGCCGGGCATTACGTGAGGTGTCTGAGGGCGACGTGCTTGCTTTTCTGCCGGGAGTGCGGGAAGTTAACGAGGTCGCGGAACAACTGAATGGCTGTGGAGCGCAGGTGTTGCGTTTGCACGGCTCCCTTCCGGCAACGGAGCAGGATCGGGTGATTCGCGGCAACGGTAGCGCTGGCGAGTACCCGGCCGATCATGCGCGCCGCGTCGTCGTCACGACGGCAGTAGCGGAGTCGTCACTGACTGTTCCGGCGTGCGGGTGGTGGTTGATGCCGGCCTGTCGCGTGAACCGCGGCTGGATTATGCCCGCGGTGTGGGTGGCCTAGTGACCGTGCGCGAGTCACGCGCCAGTGCCATGCAGCGTGCTGGGCGTGCGGGACGCGAAGCGCCCGGGTCGTCTATCGATGTATGGACCAGGCGACGTGGGCGCGCCTGCTTGAGCAGTCGGCACCGGAAATACGAACGGCCGATCTGAGTGACTTTGCACTGCAGACCGCCTGCTGGGGCGCGCCTGGTGGGAGGGGCCTTGCGCTGCTGGATGAGCCGCCTGCGGCAGCGCTGGAAGCGGCGACCAGGCATTTGGAGACCTTGGGCGCATTGGTGGACGGGCGAGCGACTTCGCTCGGGCGGCGCCTGGCTGAATTACCGGTTGAGCCCCGGATAGGAAGGGCATTGCTCGAAGCCACCGAGCATATCGGCGTTACTACAGCGGCGGAGATCTGCGCCCTGTTGAGTGAGGAGCTTCGACTTCCCGGAGCCGATGTGACACGCGAATGGCGGCGCGCGACGCGCGGGAATTCCTGGCGGGCACAGGCGCGGCGGCTGGAGCGACTTGCGGCATCCCACCTTGAGATGGGTGCGCAGCATGCGGAAGGGCGTGTAGCCTGCGACGATGACGTCGCCGACGAGCGGCCTTCCGCCGCAAGTGGTCGAATAGCGGATGGTGGGCCTGACGGCGCTGGCGATGCACAATCTGCTATCGGGAATGCTCGAAAGATGGACGGTGCCCCCGACGACGCTCACAGCGCACGGGCCCAGCTGGTGGCTGGAGGGCAGCGGCACGACGTCGAGGCCTTCGGCGGGGACCTGAATCTGAGTAGTGAGCGTGCCGAGGGATATTGGGCCCTGGTGATTAGCCTCGCCTACCCCGAAAGAGTGGCCCGCTTGCGCGAGTCCACGCCCGGAGCGCGTGGTCCCAGTCCTTCCGGGCAGGGCGCCACACGCACGGCCGGGCGACGTTACCTACTGGCCAACGGAGTGGGAGCTATTCTCCCGGAGGGATCGCCGCTGACCGGAGAACCCTGGTTGGCCATCGCCCACCTCGAACGCCCGCAGGGGCGTGCCGATGCGCGTATCCGCTCCGCCGTGCCGATTGGCGAAGCGGAGGCGATTGACGCCGCCCGGGCATTGCTGGTGGAGAGCGACGACGTCGTCGTGCGGCGAAACCGGCTCCGGGCCCGGCATACCCGGCACCTGGGAGCCATCGAATTAACCGCCATCGAAAGTGATGTGGCGGACCCGAGGCATGCCCGTTCCTTTCTAACTGCCGCGATTGCTTGCGGGGACATCGCCCCGCAATGGTCGCGAGCGGCACGTGAGTTGCAGCGACGCCTGGCCTTTCTCCACGAAGTAATGGGCGTTCCGTGGCCCGACGTTGACGACCACGTATTGCTCGATGCCAGCGAGAGCTGGCTGGCACCAGAAATAGAAGCTGCTGCACGCCATGGCGCAGTGCCGATGGTTGGTGTAGACCAGCTGCGGCGAATCCTCCCATGGCCGGAGGCGGCGCGTTTGGAGGACCTGGCGCCTGAAAAGGTGAAGGTGGCAGGCGGTGCCGAGCTCCGAATTGACTATTCGGACGACCGTCCGCGAATTCGCCTCCGGGTGCAGGAGGCCTTTGGTTGGGTGGAAACGCCGCGAGTTGCAGATGATCGAGTCGCAGTAACAGTGGAGTTGCTTTCGCCGGCGGGACGGACGGTGGCCGTCACCGACGATCTGGGCAGTTTTTGGCGCGGCCCCTACGCGCAGGTCCGAGCGGAGATGCGTGGGCGCTATCCGCGGCATTCATGGCCTGAGGATCCCCTGCATGCCGAGCCTGCCCGGCATGTGCGGCGTGCTCGGCATCGTTGATCTGCTAAGCGAAGGGGACCGGCGCATGCCGGGGCGAGTTCCACGTACCGCGAAGACCTTCCGGGTTGACGCGGGACTCCTCAGGGGTCGACCCGTCGCTTCGCGGCACGTGGACGGGATTTGCTGACAGTGGTCCCGGAGCATAAGGACCCTGTGCCAATATCCCCGCACACTCGAAATATCAGGAGATGGACGTGCACTATCTCGGAAGGCTCTGCCCGTGTGGAAGCAACGCGCGGGGTTGAGGCCGCCGAGGGTGATGTACGCGGGAATCTTGACTCGCGTGGAAGCGTCCGAAGAAAGTACGAGTGGCTCGCGGGCTCTTACTCTTCCGCTTCCTGCGCTTCCTTTCTTCTGCCGTAGCGGCGGTGGAACTTTTCCACCTGTCCTGCGGAGTCGACGATCCGCGCTTTCCCAGTGTAGAAGGGGTGGGAGGCGGAGGAGATCTCCACATCAATAACCGGATATTCGCGGCCGTCTTCCCAGACGATGGTCTTGTCGGACGTGGCCGTTGATCGTGTCAGGAATGCAGAATTCGCGGCGCGGTCGCGGAAAACGACGTAGTCGTAGTGGGGATGAATGCCGGGTTTCATTAGCGGACCTCCTTGAAGTCGACATGCCGACGAATGATGGGATCGTATTTGCGTAACACGAGCCGATCAGGGGTGTTGCGGCGGTTCTTGCGCGTCGTATAGGTGAAGCCCGTGCCGGCGGTGGACTGGAGGCGAATAACCGGACGCAGGTCGCGTGATGTTGCCATGATCCTCTTTTCTTGTATTCGTGATGGAGACTTGTGCCCACGGGTCTCTTATGTTCGTGGCGGAAACCCGTGCCTGGGACTGGGAACGGGAGCTAGAACTTCTCGCCGCGTGCGCGCATATCGGCAACCACCGCCTCAATACCGAGGCGGTCGATGGTCTTGATCCCCTTGACGGATACGTAAATTGTGATCTTGCGCCCAAGCGAGGGAACCCAGTACGTCTTCTTCTGAATATTGGGGTCCCATCGGCGATGGGTGCGATGGTGGGAATGTGAGACGGACATCCCAAACCCGGGTTCGCGCCCGGTGACCTGACAACGACGCATTAGCCCTGCCTTCCTTTGAAACGGGGATTTTTCCGGTTGATAACGTAGACCCGACCACGACGGCGAACCACCTGTGAACCGGGCTGGTTCTTGAGGCTTTTCAGCGAAGCTCTGACCTTCACACGCAACTCCTTAGTGATAATCATTCTCATGTAGTGTAGCCTGTCGGTATGAAGGCTGGCGAATTGGAGATAATTCCCGTACTAGGCATGGAGCCGTCATCGCGGAAGAATGCGGCACGGAGGATTGCTGCGGACCACGATGCCATAGTGGTGTCAATCCACCTCGGCGAAGGACGCCCGAGTGATGATGTGTTGCGTGAGGCAGTTGATGGCCTGTTGGAGGCGGGAGCACATCGCGCAGTCCTGGAAATGGGTGAAGAAGTGTTGACCACCGAGGTGATCGGAGCCTTCACTCAACTCCCGCAGGCGTATATCGCCGCAGTGGTGGCCGTCGTCGATCCGGATGATGCAGTCCGCGATCTCACGGGGGAGGACTACCTTGTCCGCTTACACGACGACGGCGTCGGCTCCTTCCAAGTGCCGCGTGCTGTTCTTTTGACGTCGCAACTGGAATACGCTACGACTCTTATCCTCTCCGATGATGGCCGAGCGCGGTGTGTGCGGTTCAGCCGCACCGATGTGGCATCTTTTGCCATGGCCCTCGGGCCCAGTGCCCAGATTGTGGAGTGGAATGGGCGCGATGCCCTTCCCGCACCGAGACCCGTGCAAGATCTATTCCGCACCACGCCCG encodes:
- a CDS encoding LppA family lipoprotein, which codes for MAGCSDFSERYYGRTDEYLPAREVPYSEARREAILLLMRLQQALSDEFGVGQWRPAPLGGGSQVLTSDSGCPAGTVREEWLLGTAGPLTEETWPQAVDRFAGILTPLGFGGPVDTTVRAEDRTVVFFNEETGEQVELGSYKRALVVVSTGCVRGEWSQDWPQGTEVIPEELRTTGRAIHSGEPEEWAPYSPPSDGGED
- a CDS encoding LppA family lipoprotein, with translation MQRGSIRACGRARRRRGVIIVCLLVSALLAACSDFSERYYGRTDEYLPAREVPYSEARREAILLLLELQQTLTDEFDVGEWTPPPLGGGEQVGRSDSGCPAGTVRETWSLATAGPLTEETWPQAVDRFTEILTPLGFGAPSDGTVAKDTPNVFFFNEDTGVLIRFGYNKATAVMVTTGCVRGKWSQDWPAGTEVIPEELRTTGRAIHSGEPEEWAPYTPPAKEEEGGEER
- a CDS encoding type VII secretion target — its product is MSDLTADPEKLRNRADDVDEHAQNIGEVAGASEIDASASALPSESLSDEAVAASDAFTAGKKASVRRLEELASGLRGTAQDFEDTDQQVSASLADLAYGGDSLL
- a CDS encoding FtsX-like permease family protein translates to MNQVLHLTPHLTAARLRTRTGDALLDVLAVLSFMLSTLMALTLAGGIWMFKSWNDHPEQFRNMGEMVERYAPSYYVLALFAGALLVIPIATLGASAARLGARGRSERLASLRLIGVTSGQTVAITVVETLVQWVVGATIGTFAYFLTLPLWHNISFLKTPINAHQMLLPVWLLAIILAGLLLITLASTVVGLSRVRISPLGWRGGRRVRLYATGARFCSWLLSPPSSPGHSCIHRCPMVITW
- a CDS encoding ABC transporter ATP-binding protein — protein: MKKTHRTDRALTGRALTKNFGSVHALAGVDITIPAGQTVAIMGPSGSGKSTLLHCLSGILPPTSGEVMLGHSSVSGLSDAARSHLRLTDFGFVFQDGQLIPELPAHENVALPLLLKGSSRRQALKTADDWLTRLGLAAEARRRPGEMSGGQAQRVAIARALAGSPAVVFADEPTGALDQATGHEVMQILTATARMAGTTLVVVTHDTQVAAWCERLVEIRDGRIHADSAADEQPQQPPVYYPNSSTPAYAASMDGVYQDQANYRNEGVR
- a CDS encoding histidine kinase, producing the protein MRERGGDPGISGSGRLLWRMAGVVLVLTCVVGMGGLGLLNLMYAAPLRTPSFLVYLAFFSWIAAMWWSLARFRRTVRKRTAEIEDTSGPLSPSAVAELTESRREIVAAFEIERRRIERDLHDGAQQYLVTASMNLGEADLVLDSAVVDGRVVPEKMREVRRLLSRAQDDAESGLRALRNTVAGIHPKVLSDLGLEAAVRNLAGDSAMDVVVRVPHPLPTIPEGVVAAGYFFVAEALTNASKYAPEAHVSIVLVADDDLHLSVLDDGPGGVVIRPDHGLAGMRERLAAFGGSLQVSSPEGGPTVLIARIPLLLRNGEFGVSPSVVGTLQNEDAEQKPETVSAPQSKDSLSEHHDADKRDSDRKVPDTSSGRMPFASPPAPSQAIQEDKQ
- a CDS encoding response regulator transcription factor, whose amino-acid sequence is MKLIVADDSALFREGLVGLMERQGHEIVAQAATAPELLAMAQSDEADVVVTDVRMPPGMSDDGLRAAVQLRESRPDMGIMVLSQYVAPAYATRLFDPSAPSVGTGGLGYLLKDRVARVADFIRSLAVVAAGGVVVDPEVATSLVHGKTSRLDALTAREIEVLELMAQGLSNQQICDKLYLSSAAVSKHVAAVFAKLGMAPGRRIAACVRSSPISPRRRGGDARVAIDAYCQVMW
- a CDS encoding HAD-IA family hydrolase, giving the protein MRVILFDLYGLFVVPSEPLETVSGPSGWEPELFWRHWMGPLRHVYNAGLVSDAEFGAMVEEAAGRELADLEAVVAADVALCHTYDNALIAFVQELHARGVRTGLLSNITAAEAVRQRELSPWFELFDPLCLSCDIHAAKPEPEAFHIALSGFGTEMDPADVLFLDDTVENLETAHRLGFATHHYLDVTGARNAIEQHLLGQRVCFETAR
- a CDS encoding HAD family hydrolase, with the protein product MRVLLFDLFGLFLRNQTPESFGRIASVAGVTPEELEPVYRGENRHQYDAGIYRAEQYWKVVGDELGVSIPWQEAQMADMDSWSVPDDDMIAFARELRQRGTTMALLSNIPDDLGARMRREHPWIAECFHPAIFSFEHLMAKPEERIFNFALEGLAAEAGTELVPADVLFTDDTLVNIQVAQSLGFKTHHFQGLDGLRPVVEEHLAG